A single region of the ANME-2 cluster archaeon genome encodes:
- a CDS encoding universal stress protein, translating to FKKAISTGAEFGVPVIKKTVVSHEISEAILDVARSGKSNILLLGGTEKMFRGKIKQSVPQIVMRNADCDVGIFFPKHFKEVRSILVPLGLGEHEFRVMMGQQLAEFFNARMTLLTVIGDDATVPQAQEMQDKATQIVKMAVNCQVVVSDSIEDTIVKQSKDHDLIILGPSTEWLLHDVLFGSLPDRIINRSNCSILIVKQPEHRAESWIELLYDKIRRV from the coding sequence TTTTCAAGAAAGCCATCTCCACCGGGGCCGAGTTCGGTGTACCGGTCATAAAGAAGACCGTGGTGTCACATGAGATCTCTGAAGCCATCCTGGACGTGGCACGGTCCGGGAAAAGTAACATCCTGCTCCTGGGTGGTACTGAAAAGATGTTCAGGGGCAAGATCAAACAGAGCGTTCCCCAGATAGTCATGAGGAATGCGGATTGTGATGTAGGGATATTCTTCCCAAAACATTTCAAGGAAGTCAGGAGTATCCTGGTACCATTGGGATTGGGAGAACATGAGTTCCGGGTTATGATGGGCCAGCAGCTCGCGGAATTTTTCAATGCCAGGATGACATTATTGACCGTAATTGGGGACGACGCAACAGTTCCACAGGCACAGGAAATGCAGGACAAAGCCACGCAAATAGTCAAAATGGCCGTCAACTGTCAGGTCGTAGTTTCAGATTCCATCGAGGATACCATTGTTAAGCAGTCAAAGGACCATGACCTTATTATACTGGGTCCGTCGACCGAATGGTTATTGCATGATGTACTGTTCGGCTCCCTTCCCGACAGGATCATTAACAGGTCCAACTGCAGTATCCTGATAGTAAAGCAACCCGAACACAGGGCAGAATCCTGGATTGAGCTGCTCTATGATAAGATTAGGAGGGTTTAA